ctttaaagaaacaaaaagggGGAAGATACATGATAGTGAATCGCAAATGACATATAGCAGTTGAAACGAATGCTGTTAAATGAAAGAAGTCATCAGGCGAATAATACTATGTTGGCCGGTTGCGCAGTTCAGAACCGCGGAGACGCGGGTCGCTCTTGAACTGTACGACATAGTATCTCGAATCCAATGAATTGCgtcaataacaaaatgcttGCGTGAAACCTACGAAAACAACCGTCTTTTTCCATACTTATTTATTGACTTTGATAAAACAAGTTATGATCCCTGTATTTGTAGATGCTGACGAATGCAATGCCTCTATCCCTGTTTGTGACGCTAACGCTGATTGCAAGAACACTCTGGGTTCATACAGTTGTTCGTGCAAAGCCGGATTCCTGGGTGATGGAAAAACTTGTAGAGGTGAAGAGACACATTAATTCATATAGACTTCAGTGTAACGCGAGAACCCTTGCGGTAAAGAGAGAGAGGAGGGGGGGCACGGTATATGTTATTTCTGGCTTCTCGATCGCCGTCTCCTTCCTATGTGTACCTCCTCGAACAGATGGTAATTTATTATGGTCCAAAAGCCCTTATCATCCTCAAATGCCATGTCTGAAATCTCACTGAACTAACTGAAGATAACTTTCATACATGTATGTGGCAGATTAAACTCTagccttccccccccccccttcccgtGCCATGTCTGAAATCTCATTGAACTAACTGAAAATAACTTTCATACATGTATGTGGCAAATTAAACTCTagcctccccccctccccccctcctcatTCATTTGGGTCTGAAGATTTCACGCCAGTGAATTAAGTTTCAATAATATTCTCAGCAAAAAGATGAAGTAAGCCGAAAGAGAATTTATGGTATTAGGCTGTTTCGATTTCaagttgataatttttaaaaaatatttcgaggTTAGTATTATCACCAAGGACATTTCTATTTTAACGACTGTGAAtttatgaaagtcatatatttgaactgcggataaagacgtgaccACGAAAATAgatcattactgcgaagatcgctttcatattcacatttAAATTCTAGCGCTCATTTAAATCTCATCTCCACATTGGTAAATTTGCCAACAGATATTGATGAGTGTAGTGCTTCTATTCGGGTGTGCAACATAAATGCCGACTGCCACAACACTCTTGGCTCTTATAGCTGCTCCTGTAAGCATGGATTTACTGGTAATGGAATGACATGTGCAAAGCGAGGTAAACTTTCTTTAAAACCCATCTCAGACTCGgtcgttttcatttttaatctgAGCAATCTTAAAGCCCTAAGTATCCAAATCGGGAGTTGATGTGACGATTTAGAGTCTTAGTGTAACCCATTATACTTCAGATTCATTTTAAGATTATTACTGGGctgctttatttattttcaaatatcagaGCGAACTGTCGCAACAAAGTGGTGCTACTATTTGCAGTGCAGATCTGTTTACTAAATAATAAAactaagaaattaaataaatacttgggcgaaagaaagaaaaaaaaaaggaattatttgAATCAAGTACCAACCAATTAATCTCATCCTACCTTGTTCTTGAACTTTCATAGGAAAATCAAAAACGTTTTCCATAACGTTCGACTATCCGAGTTGTACCTCCCTGTCGTTCTAAATACCTTTTATAGGTCACAAGAACCTTTAATGtgtgacttttttcttttccctatTGCTTTTATTTCACGTGGATATCATTTGATTACGCACGGCATTTTGAAGTCGTCACTAACTCAATTTGGAATAGTCTTGCTAGCATTTCAATTTTCCACACTCCTGTTTATTTTACAGATGCTAAAAACTGTGCTGATAACTATAATTCAGGCAAACGAAGCAGTGGCGTCTACTCCATCAATCCAGACGGTTCAGGTGCCTTCAGTGTtttctgtgaccaaacaacggctggTGGGGGGTGGACTGTGTTCCAGAAGAGACTGGACGGCTCTGTTGACTTCTATCTCAACTGGATTAACTACAAAACTGGCTTTGGTAGCTTGAATGGggagttttggctcggactggacaaaATACACCGCCTTACTAACAGCAGTAATTACAAGCTTCGTGTTGATTTGGAAGACATGTCGGGAAATACAGCCTATGCCGAGTACAATGTCTTTACGGTTGGCAATGAGGCAACAAAGTACCAACTGAACGTCAGAAATTACTCGGGTAAGTTTTCGTTACGATCTCTTCAAAATGCCTATGattcaagtttgaaaaatcgaGTGTTTCGAGTTCTAGTCCACTACCCTGATGTCTAAGCCCCTACCTCTAAAATGGCTGTTGCTGTGAACAAATGGTCggtgtttatttatttaaccttttttttcaggaaacgCTAGTGACTCGCTGGCTTACCATAATGGTTATCCATTCATGACAAAAGATATTTCCTCTTCCAATTGTGCTGTGACCTATAAAGGAGCTTGGTGGTATTATGGTTGCTACCAAAGCAGCCTAAATGGTGTTTACCATAATGGAGAGTACACCGGTTATGATAGCATTCGGTGGCATGGATTCCTACATCACTCAGCCAAAAGAGCTGAAATGAAGATGAGACCGATCAATTTATAGAAATTGAGGACAGATACTTTATTGCTGCACACCTGTGTCACCTCTTGTCAGGGCTTGGTGAGTGGGGAGGGGGCTGGGGACAAGAGAGGGTGGGGGGCTTTTtactctctttctctctctcacATGCTGGGAACAAATTATGTAGGACAATGATGTCACTGAAACAAGTAGCGGTAATAGCAAAGAATACGATTATCCAGTCAGTTGAGTAGTTTCGTACACGTAGAAATAGAGTATGTCTTCCAATTTAGGTGTGTTGGAAGTAAAATcggttttttttatatcaaatacCAATTTTACCTGCATTAAATAAGTTTGCGTTTACGCTGCGTCCATTTTTGATATGCGACCACCGAATGTAAGGCGTGGAACCGAGTATGCATGGTCTGGAGGTCATAAGACAGATGCAAACTGTATTCCTAACGAACACAGATGGATTAATTTTCCATCCTAAATGTACTTATACTACAACCTGATGTTTTAACTTTGTACCATCAAAGGTTCAAGTTTTGATACCACGGAAATGAAtcgaaaaacaactttttagtttttcatcttAACGACTGGCAGATATTCACTTcgaagggagaaaaaaaatcactcttaCCTTACGTATTGTTAAGAAAGTCGTAAGTATAAAGagtaattgttttgttaataaCTACACTTATCTTGCGCTAGGCAGTAATTTAGTTGTAAATTTGCTAGTGTTGTGTGTTTAATACATGGCTTTGTGAGATATCTGCTCAGCTTATCTTTACTAAATCACTGCAATTTGATATACATGCTAGACCCAAAATTTAGCAAGAACTCACTTTGCGACCAGAAGacttaataattaataaataaagacaAACAAAGTCTTGACTTCTCGCCGTTCTGAGGGAAAGGTAAAACACGAAAAAACACCAGGTGTGGTCAGGTGTGTTGTGTATTGACCCAACGATCAGAAAACAAGATAAGATCAAGATGGCGATTTTTAATAATCTGCCAACAAAACCTCAACCTCATGTACAAATCGCGTGGCATTGGGTGCTAGAAGAAATTCAAACAGAAAGATTTAAAAAGGtgcttctctttttcttgaGTACACTTCCGTTGTGCTTTACAACAGGACAGAGAATAGTCggtgttgctttgtttattttatgatGATGAATTCGTCAATTTCCCAACGTATTCAGTTGAGGGCTTCAAATCAAACCTTATTCttaagttaaaatttgaaaatgccaCTGTTGATTTTCATAAAAACTAGTTTCACTCTTAGTAGCCTGTTGTGCTCGTATCATCTTATCCTTACGATAATAAAGTGTTACTGGTTTTCCTTCCGTTTGGTCACTTGTATTACAGATTTAGACTTCTAGAATGCATATTGCTACTTCCTTACTCAC
The sequence above is a segment of the Pocillopora verrucosa isolate sample1 chromosome 5, ASM3666991v2, whole genome shotgun sequence genome. Coding sequences within it:
- the LOC131787617 gene encoding uncharacterized protein; protein product: MVIQGFFHLPVVLSLLVSFHSVFTQYHRDTREDSIFGMMLQNHIFKTITRAAFGDECLRECYHDIRCQSFNYVFTQDKCELSNRTKEARPEDFVPNSERYYFRRDMNRVILGAIPELPADSCKEIKASGGGQAVSGYYWVNLIKRAVLLHCDMKIEDADECNASIPVCDANADCKNTLGSYSCSCKAGFLGDGKTCRDIDECSASIRVCNINADCHNTLGSYSCSCKHGFTGNGMTCAKRDAKNCADNYNSGKRSSGVYSINPDGSGAFSVFCDQTTAGGGWTVFQKRLDGSVDFYLNWINYKTGFGSLNGEFWLGLDKIHRLTNSSNYKLRVDLEDMSGNTAYAEYNVFTVGNEATKYQLNVRNYSGNASDSLAYHNGYPFMTKDISSSNCAVTYKGAWWYYGCYQSSLNGVYHNGEYTGYDSIRWHGFLHHSAKRAEMKMRPINL